DNA sequence from the Cystobacter ferrugineus genome:
CCGCACCGCGAGGAGTCCACGCGCTACCTCACGAGCATCTTCGAGCAGATGCTGCGGGGCGTGGCCGAGGGCCGCGGCCTCGAGCCCGAGGAGGTGCGCGCCGCCATGGACGAGGCGCCGCTCCTCGGCGCGCGGGCGCTGGAGTTGAAGCTGGTGGACGGGCTGCTCTACCGCGACGAGGTGCTGGAGAAGGTGAAGGAGGCGGCGGGGGCGGGGGTGAAGCGGCTGTACCTGGAGAAGTACCTCGAGCGCGCGGGGAGGCCGCACACGCGCGGGCCGGTGGTGGCGCTCGTCTACGGGGCGGGCACCATCTCCCGCGGGCGCAGCGAGTCCAACCCCATGTCGGGCGAGGAGACCCTGGGAGGCGAGAGCGTGGCGGCGGCGCTGCGCAAGGCGGTGGCGGACGAGCGGGTGAAGGCCATCCTCTTCCGGGTGGACAGCCCCGGGGGCAGCTACGTGGCGAGCGACACGGTGCGCCGCGAGGTGCAGCGCGCGCGCGAGCAGGGCAAGCCCGTCATCGTGTCCATGGGCACGTACGCGGCCAGCGGCGGCTACTTCATCGCCATGGACGCGGACAGAATCGTCGCCCAGCCGGGCACGCTCACCGGCAGCATCGGCGTGTACGGCGGGAAGATGGTGACGGCGGAGCTGTGGACGAAGCTGGGGGTGAGCTGGGAGTCGCTAGGCGTGGGGAAGAACGCCACCATGTACAGCAGCTCGCTCGAGTTCACCCCGGAGCAGCACGCCAAGAACGAGGCCTCGCTCGACAGGGTGTACGAGGACTTCACGGCGAAGGCGGCCGCGGGCCGCAAGCTGCCGGTGGAGAAGCTGCGCGAGGTGGCGAAGGGCCGCGTCTGGTCCGGCGAGGACGCCAAGGAGAAGGGCCTGGTGGACGAGCTGGGCGGCTTCCCCGTCGCGCTGCGGCTCGCCAAGGAGGCGGCGAAGCTGGAGGGCGAGGTGCAGGTGGAGCTCTTCCCCAAGGAGAAGGACACCGCGGAGCTGCTGGCGGACCTGCTCGGCGAGCGCCGCGGGGACAACAGCGACGACGTGGAGGCGGGCGGGAGCGTGGCGGCCCCCCTCCGGCCCGTGCTCGCCCGCACCCAGGCGCTGTACCGGCTCGCGGTGAGGCTCGGCCTCGTCGAGGAGCGCCAGCACGTGCTCTCCGCGCCAGTGCCGGACACCACCTGGTAGGTCCCGTGGGGCGAGCCTCCGGAGCGCCCCCCCCGCGCCCCGGAGGCCCGGACCTTCAGCGCACCAGCTCCAGCACGGGCTCGGCGGGCGGCCACCAGAGCGCGGACAGCTCCAGCGCGAGTCCGGAGAAGGGCTCCGCGCGGACGATGGCCTCGCCCTCGTGGGTGCTCACCAGGAGCCAGCCGCGCTTGACGCGCTGGAAGCACTCCAGCGTGCGGGCCGCGGGGTCCACCAGCCACACCTGGGACACGCCCGCGCGCGCGTAGATGGGCAGCTTGCGCGTCCTGTCCAACGCCACCGAGCCGGGGCCGAGCACCTCGCACACCCAGTCCGGCGCGAGGCGCAGGAAGGGCTCCTCGGGCAGGGCGGCCTCGGCGAGCCGCTCCGCGCGCCAGCCGGCCAGGTCCGGCACCAGCACGTCCCGCCCCAGGCGCAGCTCCGGCGCGCGCAGGAAGCACCAGCGCCCCGCGCCCCCCCGCCGCGGCGCCAGCTGCTCTCCGAGTTCCACCCCCAACATGAAGGCGGCGCGGGCCTGGATGTCGGAAGGCCGAGGCGACGCCACCAATTCCTCGTCGAGGATCTCCCCCACCCACCCCGTGGGCATGGCCTCGAGGGCCGAATACGCCACCGCCTGGCTGTTGCACATCGAAATCACCCTGTCCTCCCATGGCCGTGAAGGGCCGATCCGGGAGCCGCATTTTAAGGACGGGTCTGACATGCCTCCCCGGCGGGGAGGCGTGCGTTACTTGCCAATGCAGAAGCGCTGGAAGATGGCGTCGAGCAGGGCCTCGGAGGCGCACGTGCCGGACACCTCGCCGAGCGCTTCCAGGGCGAGCCCCACCTCGCCGGACACGGCCTCGAGCGTGGACACGCGCAGCGCTTCCCCGGCACGCCCCAGGGCCTCGGCCGCGCGCCGCAGCGCGTCCGCGTGACGCTCGGAGACGAGCGCGACGGCACCGGGCGCGCCCCCGCCCCACAGGCGCGAGAGCATCCCCGCGCGCAGGGCCTCCACGCCCTCGCCGGTGAGGCCACTGACGGCCAGCGCGCCGTCCATGCCCTCCGCGCCCCGGGCCCCGCCCGCGCGCACGTCGCACTTGCCCGCCACGCGCAGGATGGGCGTGGCTCCGGCGTCCTCCTCCCAGCGCCGCGCCGCGAGCGCGTCCTCGCCGGGGGGCAGCACCAGCACGGCCAGGTCCACCGTGGCGAGCACCTCGCGGGTGCGGGCGATACCCAGCGCCTCCACGCGCCCCGGCGCCTCGCGCAGGCCCGCGGTGTCCAGCAGCGTGACGCCCAGGCCCTCCCACTCGAGCCGCGCCTCGAGCACGTCGCGCGTGGTGCCCGGCTCCTCGTCCACGAGCGCGCGCGCCTCGCCCACCAGCCGGTTGAAGAGCGTGGACTTGCCCGCGTTGACGGGCCCGTAGAGCGCCACGCGCGCCCCGCGGCGCACGAGCCGTCCCCGTCCCGCCTCGGCGAGCAGCGCCTGGGCCTCGGCGCGCGAGGAAGCGAGCCGGGGCCCCGCGTCCGCGTCCGCGCCCTCGGCCTCCTCGGGGAAGTCGAGCACGCCCTCGAGGTCCGCGTGCAGCGCGCGCAGGGGCTCCTCCAGCGCGCGCACCCGGGTGGCCAGCGCTCCGGCGAGTCCCGCCGCGGCGGCGCGCACGGCCGCCTCCGAGTCCGCGGCCACCAGGTCCGCCACGGCCTCGGCCCGGGTCAGGTCGATGCGGCCATGGAGGAAGGCGCGCCGGGTGAACTCACCGGGCCCGGCGGGACGCACCGCGGGGTGGGCGAGGGCGCGCGCGAGCAGCAGCCGCAACAGGCGCGGGCCACCATGGGCCTGCAGCTCGACGACGTCCTCGCCGGTGAAGGAGTGGGGCGCGCGGAAGTAGAGGAAGAGCCCCTCGTCGAGCACGGCGCCGTGCGCGTCCACGAAGGAGGCGAGGTAGGCGTGGCGGGGCGTGGGGGCGGCGGGGACGCCGGGGGCCAGCAGCCGGCCCACTTCCAGGGAGGCGGGGCCGGAGAGCCGGAGGATGCCCACGGCCCCGGCGGTGGGGGCGGTGGCGAGCGCGGCGAGGGTGGCGGAAGGAGTCATGCGTCGGTGCGCGTGGGCAACCCGCCGCCGTCACCGGTTCAGGTGCGCGGCCCGGGCGCGGGTGAGGCTCCGCGAGCGGCGCGCTCCACGGCCTCGCGGTTGTCGACGATGTAGCGCTCCACGGCGTCGTCCTCCAGTTCCAAGTCCCGGAGCACGCCGGGGTACACGAACTTGAAGGCGGGGGACTCCTCGTCGCCCCGGAGCCGGAAGCTCATCTTCAGCACGGCCGCGCCGTACAGCTTGTCCTTGAGCGACTTGGCCTTGCCCATCTGCTCCCCTTTCAGTGCGCCGCGAGGGGGGATGTCACCCCTCGAGGTCATCCTCGTCATCGTCCGCCGGCAGGATGCTCCGCTTGGGTAGCGGCGCGGCCTTGTCCGGTGTGAACACGACGCGCCGGTTGCGGCCCTCGCCCTCGCAGGCGACCTTGAGCCCCGGCACGTCACTCACGGCCTTGAGGACGCGCGCGCGGTCCTCTTGCTTCATTGTAACGAGGGCGTAGACCCGGCCCAGGGAGGACGACTTCTCGGCGAGCGCCCGGGCGGCCGCGCGCAGGGCGGGATCCTCGGGCACCTCCAGCGTGCGCTCATCGGCCTCCACGGGACGCGCCGGAGCGGCCTTGGCCGGGGCGGGCGCGGCGGCCTTGGTGGGGGCGGGCGTGGCGGCCTTGGCCGGGCGAGCTGGCGCGGGAGCGGGGGCACGCGGGGCGGGAGCGGCGGCGGCGGGAGCGGGCTCGCGTTTGGCGCGCTCGCCGCGGGGCTCGGGGTGGACACCCGCGCCCAGGAGCACGAAGCGGCGCTCGGTGCCCGGGCGGTGGAGCATCTTGTTGAGGAGGAACTGGAGCGAGTCCATCACCTGGCTGCGCTTGCCCGTCTCCACGCCCGGAGGCGCCCCGGCCTGGAAGTGCAGGGCGACGGCGAGGCTGCCATCGCTGGCCTCCTTGAAGTCGAGCCGGGCGGGAAAGCCCATGAGGCCGAGGATGTCGGAGAGCAGGCGCTCCACGCGCGGACGCAGATCGGCGCCCGGCGCGGAGGGGGCGGTGGAGGGCTGGCTGTCGCTCACTTGCTCTTGCCTCCGGCGGTGGCGCCCTGTCCGCGCTCGAGCCACTTGCGCAGCCCGTACTGCTGGGCGATCGACAGGATGTTGTTGGTGAAGATGTAGAGCGCCAGGCCCGCCGGGTAGTTGAAGAGCGTGGCGGTGAAGATGATGGGGAGGAACCAGGTCATCAACCGGGCCTGGGCCGGGTCACCCATCTGCGGCTGGAGCTTCTGGGTGATGATCATGCTCACGCCCAGGGCGATGGGCAGCAGGTAGGTGGGGTCCTTGTAGGTGAGGTCGCGCCACACCGGGCCGAAGAAGGGCTCCTGGTAGATGTCGTAGCTGTTGCGCAGGGCGGTGAAGAGCGCGATCCACACGGGCATCTGGATGAGCATGGGGAGGCAGCCGCCGAGCGGGCTCACCTTGGCCTCCTGGTAGAGCTTCATCATCTCCATGTTCTGCCGCTCGCGGTCCTCGGCGTACTTCTTGCGCAGCTCCTCGACGCGCGGCTGCAGCTTCTTCATGGCCTCCATGCTCACCATGGACTTGTGGGTGAGGGGCAGGAGCAGCGTCTTGACGAG
Encoded proteins:
- the sppA gene encoding signal peptide peptidase SppA; the encoded protein is MKRFFIGSLAAVGGVTLLLVAAIVGLAYLAASSRPGVPDSVVLELDITEPLREHVPEGSLTSAFGEHEPTVRDVVDALERAGEDGRVKGLLVRLEGPAGSTAVVQELRDAVKAFRSRGKKAWAYADTFGEGTSATGTYYLASAFDAIYVQPSGDVSVTGVGQETPFARDALVKLGVKPQMGKRHEYKAAVNTFTEQTYTEPHREESTRYLTSIFEQMLRGVAEGRGLEPEEVRAAMDEAPLLGARALELKLVDGLLYRDEVLEKVKEAAGAGVKRLYLEKYLERAGRPHTRGPVVALVYGAGTISRGRSESNPMSGEETLGGESVAAALRKAVADERVKAILFRVDSPGGSYVASDTVRREVQRAREQGKPVIVSMGTYAASGGYFIAMDADRIVAQPGTLTGSIGVYGGKMVTAELWTKLGVSWESLGVGKNATMYSSSLEFTPEQHAKNEASLDRVYEDFTAKAAAGRKLPVEKLREVAKGRVWSGEDAKEKGLVDELGGFPVALRLAKEAAKLEGEVQVELFPKEKDTAELLADLLGERRGDNSDDVEAGGSVAAPLRPVLARTQALYRLAVRLGLVEERQHVLSAPVPDTTW
- a CDS encoding Uma2 family endonuclease, with translation MCNSQAVAYSALEAMPTGWVGEILDEELVASPRPSDIQARAAFMLGVELGEQLAPRRGGAGRWCFLRAPELRLGRDVLVPDLAGWRAERLAEAALPEEPFLRLAPDWVCEVLGPGSVALDRTRKLPIYARAGVSQVWLVDPAARTLECFQRVKRGWLLVSTHEGEAIVRAEPFSGLALELSALWWPPAEPVLELVR
- the mnmE gene encoding tRNA uridine-5-carboxymethylaminomethyl(34) synthesis GTPase MnmE, with amino-acid sequence MTPSATLAALATAPTAGAVGILRLSGPASLEVGRLLAPGVPAAPTPRHAYLASFVDAHGAVLDEGLFLYFRAPHSFTGEDVVELQAHGGPRLLRLLLARALAHPAVRPAGPGEFTRRAFLHGRIDLTRAEAVADLVAADSEAAVRAAAAGLAGALATRVRALEEPLRALHADLEGVLDFPEEAEGADADAGPRLASSRAEAQALLAEAGRGRLVRRGARVALYGPVNAGKSTLFNRLVGEARALVDEEPGTTRDVLEARLEWEGLGVTLLDTAGLREAPGRVEALGIARTREVLATVDLAVLVLPPGEDALAARRWEEDAGATPILRVAGKCDVRAGGARGAEGMDGALAVSGLTGEGVEALRAGMLSRLWGGGAPGAVALVSERHADALRRAAEALGRAGEALRVSTLEAVSGEVGLALEALGEVSGTCASEALLDAIFQRFCIGK
- a CDS encoding collagen, type IX, alpha 1 produces the protein MSDSQPSTAPSAPGADLRPRVERLLSDILGLMGFPARLDFKEASDGSLAVALHFQAGAPPGVETGKRSQVMDSLQFLLNKMLHRPGTERRFVLLGAGVHPEPRGERAKREPAPAAAAPAPRAPAPAPARPAKAATPAPTKAAAPAPAKAAPARPVEADERTLEVPEDPALRAAARALAEKSSSLGRVYALVTMKQEDRARVLKAVSDVPGLKVACEGEGRNRRVVFTPDKAAPLPKRSILPADDDEDDLEG